The genome window ATGGGGATGTCGGTCTTCAGCAGGGTCTGCGAGGCAAAGGTGCCCAGGGTGCAGATCACCGCCGGCTTGATGATCTCCAATTGTTTGATCAGATAGGGTTCGCAGAGCTCGATCTCGGCCGGCAGGGGATTGCGGTTGTCCGGGGGCCGGCACTTGAGGATGTTGCAGATATAGACCTGGGAGCGCTGGAAATTTAT of bacterium contains these proteins:
- a CDS encoding uracil-DNA glycosylase, giving the protein INFQRSQVYICNILKCRPPDNRNPLPAEIELCEPYLIKQLEIIKPAVICTLGTFASQTLLKTDIPISKLRGKIHYYQNIKLVPTFHPAALLRNPAWKRDTWEDVKLVRQIYDQEVKNGR